In the Rhodothermales bacterium genome, one interval contains:
- a CDS encoding sensor histidine kinase: MQNSFSVLLFAVVLMASVASLAQPAPPRVERVLDADSVVVAGSADVWRMRYLEADAFENPWVEVEDPYGGRIHIPSKYYLAVASDLTAFVEGTMLRSVFFVRRPLMLPVALIFLVGLVTVVAFPVGVYRRRLRRESERRRHADEVRRRLTESQEAERLRLAQDLHDGPVQDLHALRMRLSLLARPSAANATLAPVSEPLGEVVEEIQRVIRSLRGVSEDLRPPALAPFGLAAALGAFADRFRRTHPSIHVALDLDDDGQALPERVRLALFRIAQEAMNNAAKHGRPSHIAVALQLDDDRILLSVRDDGRGYRVPDDLRTLGRDGHYGLLGMVERADSIGAELHIESDPAGTEPTEVRATVRRGNPRRRTLLRTR; encoded by the coding sequence GTGCAAAACTCCTTCTCAGTGCTCCTCTTCGCCGTCGTACTCATGGCTTCGGTCGCGAGCCTCGCTCAACCCGCACCTCCTCGTGTGGAACGGGTCCTCGACGCCGACTCCGTCGTCGTTGCTGGGTCGGCCGACGTGTGGCGGATGCGCTACCTCGAAGCCGACGCTTTCGAGAACCCGTGGGTCGAGGTCGAGGACCCGTACGGGGGACGCATCCACATCCCGTCGAAGTACTACCTCGCCGTTGCGTCCGACCTCACCGCGTTCGTCGAGGGCACCATGCTCCGGTCCGTGTTCTTCGTCCGCCGGCCGCTCATGCTCCCCGTCGCCCTCATCTTCCTCGTCGGGCTCGTGACCGTCGTCGCGTTCCCAGTCGGGGTGTACCGGCGGCGGCTCCGGAGGGAGTCCGAGCGCCGCCGTCACGCCGACGAGGTCCGCCGCCGGCTGACGGAGAGCCAGGAGGCCGAACGGCTCCGGCTCGCACAAGACCTCCACGACGGGCCGGTCCAGGACCTCCACGCACTCCGCATGCGCTTGAGCCTGCTCGCTCGCCCGTCCGCAGCTAACGCGACGCTGGCACCTGTAAGCGAGCCGCTCGGCGAGGTGGTCGAGGAGATCCAGCGGGTAATCCGCTCACTCCGCGGAGTGAGCGAGGACCTCCGTCCTCCTGCGCTCGCCCCGTTCGGCTTGGCTGCGGCCCTCGGAGCATTTGCAGATCGGTTCCGGAGGACTCACCCCTCGATCCACGTCGCCCTCGACCTCGACGACGACGGACAGGCGCTCCCGGAGCGGGTCCGCCTCGCCCTCTTCCGGATCGCGCAGGAGGCCATGAACAACGCGGCCAAGCACGGCAGGCCGAGCCACATCGCGGTCGCCCTCCAGCTCGACGATGACCGCATCCTCCTCAGCGTCCGCGACGACGGCCGGGGGTACCGAGTCCCCGACGACCTCCGCACGCTCGGGCGAGACGGGCACTACGGCCTCCTCGGCATGGTCGAGCGGGCCGACTCCATCGGGGCCGAACTCCACATCGAGAGCGACCCCGCAGGGACAGAGCCGAC